In the genome of Corvus cornix cornix isolate S_Up_H32 chromosome 7, ASM73873v5, whole genome shotgun sequence, the window GCTCCCCCCTCACGGTGCTGGTCACTCTCCCCTACGGGCGCCTGCTCACCGCTGACCTGCCCCGTTGCCCCGGCCGTGGTCAGGCTACCTGGTGCTGGCGGGAGCCCCGGCTCCCCGGTTTCGGGCTCCTACCGCCACAGACGCAGGGGACCCCCGACTACTGCAGGGATCGCTCCCGGTGTCCCATCCAGGGGTGCCCTCGGCCGGGAATAGGCTTTGCAAGCCGGGACGTTACATGTCCGTCATGGCACCATTCCCCGTCCCGTCCCAAATCGCTGCTGTGTAAACGGGGAGGTCCCTCCGAACCCCGCAGCCTATTGTCTTTTTCACCCCCACATGCACGGGGGTATCTCTTGCCTCCCTTTTCCTCGGCCCATTCTCTCTCCCCTGATCCCCCGGACCATGGCAAGCTTGGGCATGTCCTCCCCGGAGCATCGGGAGGGACAGCCGGCTTCGGCCCCTCCTGGTGAGCACCCCGCAGCAATGCTCCCCCCCAGTCCTTGCTGCCCGAAGCAGCTGGAGGGCGTCTGCTTGGAGAACCAGCCCTGCCCTCACTACCCATCTGGGGTATGGAGTACACACACACCACCTCCAGCGCACCCGAATGAGAAAGTGGCCCTGTATGTGTTCCCTGTGGGAGTTCCAGCCCCGGCAGTAGCCCCCTCCCCAAGTGGGCTCCTTAGAGGGACTGGGGTTTAATGACGAGGGGTGTCTGCGCTCCCTAGGTACAGCCTGTACGCCCGCACACGCCTGGGCTACCTCTTCTACCAGCGGCAGGTGAAGAAGGCGCGGGAGCGGTACCCGCACGGCCACTCCGTGCCCCAGCCCTACTGCTTCCCTGGTGAGTCCCGGCGAGCCCCTCCCACGCCATGACTTTGCAGTGTCCCCCCAGCACTGGCACTTTGGGGCGGGGAGGGGTTGCCATCACCGAATTGCCCGAAGCATGTTTAACTAAGAATTTGATGTAAGATGTGGGGAGTTTGGCCTGGACTCCCCCTTTTCCAGCTGAGGGGGTCATGCCCTGATTCTGTCTGTTCTCCCCCCGCCCAGGGGTGAAAATCCTGCCCATTCCTGTGCTCTCCAACAACTACAGCTACCTAGTCATTGACACTGGCTCCGGCCAAGCAGCCGTCATCGACCCCTCTGACCCACTGGCTGTACAGGTGAGACCCCCACAGCCACTCTGATCTGGTGTTTGGGTGTCTCCAGGTGAGGGGGTGGCATGTCTCTGTATTTTGGGGTTAGAGGGGAGCAAATCTGCCCCTAAACTGCAGCCCTTAAGTGCCCAAGGCAAGATGGAGCATGACAGGGCTCATCCAGCACCTGGGGAGCTGGCAGTGGACAGGGTTTAGGGGGAAACTGGTACTTGGGTTCTCTGTCTCCCCTGATCTCTCTGTCCATATTTCCTCCCCATTCCCAGGCTGCCATTGAAGAAGAGGGGGTGATGCTGGAGGCCATAttctgcacacacaaacactggTAAGGGCAAGCGGTGGCCCTGGGAGGGTTGGTAGCTGCTGTGAAGGTTGCCCCAGCTGAGGtgacccccagccctgccccattTAGTGGGGGGGAGTACAGGGGGGCACATTTAGGGTCTCTGACCTCCCTGTCTGCAGGGACCACAGCGGAGGGAACGAGGCGCTCTGTCAGAAGCACAACTCCTGCAGGGTGTATGGCAGCGCTCTTGATGCCATCCCACAGCTCACCAAGTAAGTCCTGCGCCCCCCTAGCACCCATGTAAATTTGGGGGGGGCTTCATTCTCAACCACCACTTGTGATGTCTGCGGCACTCACCCACCAGTCCATCCCCCCAGTACCATGTTGGGCAGAGGCCTGGCACGCTCCTGACACCAGTGTGCGGGGAAGGGTTGCCAGGGGAGGTGGGTATTTTGAGGTGCTGAGGTTGAGGGGACCACCCTGACGGTGCCCCCTGTTCCCGGCACAGCCCACTTGCAGACAGGGAGAAGGTGAGCGTGGGCTGCCTGACCTTCGAGGCGCTCGCCACACCTGGCCACACTGTGGGCCACATGGTGTACGTGCTGGATGGGGCACCCTTTGgcagccctccctgcctctTCTCCGGGGACCTCCTCTTCCTTGCTGGCTGTGGTGAGTGCACCCAACCCCAGACAGGGGTTATCCCGCCCTGGGATGGGCTTAGGGGTAccccccagtgcccccccaTGACAGGCAGTTGTGTTGGGGTCCAGGTAGGCCGTTTGAGGGCTCCCCTGAGACCATGCTCGCCTCCCTGGACGTGGCCGTGGGCTTGGGCGAGGACACGCTGCTGTGGCCAGGTGagtgtccccagcagcagggcacagtTGCTGGTGTCCCCCTAGTCCCCACTGCCGAGAGAGAGCTGGGTGGGGGGGATGCTGAGGGCTGCATATGGGGGTCCACAGGCCACGAATACGCGCTGGAGTGCCTGACCTTCGCCAGCCTCCTGGAGTTGGACAATTCCGCGCTggagcagaagctgcagtggGCAGTGCAGCAACGTCAGGAGAAGAGAAGCACGGTGAGGCATGGGGGtcccctggctgcagcaccCACCACCCCAACCCCTCATGGGGTTCCTTTGGCAGGGATGCTGCACACCAACACCCTCTTGCATGGTGGGTGCCATAGTGGCAGGGGGTGATGGgggcattcccagctcccagcatcCCGGGGGTGCTGCCTCCGGCAGGGGAGCTGAGTGGCTGCCCCCACAGTGCCCCTCCACACTGGGAGAAGAGCAGACCTACAACCCCTTCCTGCGGACCCACCGGCCGGAGCTGCAGGAGgcactggggctgtggcagggcacGGGGGAGGACCCTGATGCCTTCCGTGCCCGTGTTCTCAAGGAGGTGCGGAGGCGCAAGGACCTCTACCAAGCCACCTAGATCCCCCACTCCCCGGATCCCCCCTTTCCACGGGGCCGGGTGATGGTTGGGCACAGCGGGTCCAAGactgtggtttgttttgctgtgaatCTCCCTCCTGGGGTGTAGGgttgggggagggggaagagtgGACACCCCCTTAAGTGGGCATCCCACAAGTGATTCCTGCCTTTGCTCCCTCAGAATTGGGGGTCACCAGCTGTCACATAGAAGCACCTCAATCCCCTCTCAGGAGATCTGTAGCCCCCTGCCTCACTGCTGGGGCTCTAGGAATGGCACCAAGGGCTTCTCCTACACAACCCCCCCTGTTTTTCTGGGAGTCCCCAATTTCCCCTCCACCATCACCACTCGGCCTCCTCCCCTTAAGCCCCCAGTGTTGTGCATCTCCTTTCtgggggctgggatggagccagCAAGGGGAGGCGGGTGGCAGTACTACCTCCAGGCAAGGGACTCCTCTCCAGCACCCCATCCTTGATGCCGGAGCCCCCCCTgtacgcacacacacacacacacacactgggaCGGGGCCACAGGGTCACACTGCTGCGGTATGGGGGTGCTGCTTCACTGGGGATCGGAGCCACAATCACCCCCACGCCCCAAATAAAAGACTGGATCGATTTTATACGTGTTCGTCCCTTTCTCTCCCCGTCCTGGGGACCCTCAGGCGCTAAGCCccgcgggcggggcgcggcccCTTTAAGAGGTGGGGCCAGGGCGTTGCCTGGGAGACCGCGAGGCGTGGGGGGCGCCGGGCTCGTTccggcgggcggcggcccgGGGGGGACGGCGGGGGACCCGGGGGGCTGCAGAGGCGGGCTGGGTGTCACTGCCCCCCAGGGTCACGCCTGGGTGGGGGGTACCGCGGTTGGGGGGAGCCGCGCCGCCCCCTCACCCGAGGGTCCGGCAGCAGGAGCCCCTAGGCGAGGCATGGAGCCCCCTCCCGAGAGCCCACAGGAGACCCCGACCATGGCGGACACTGCTGCCGAGTTCCTGAGTCTCATCGGTGCGTGCCCGCTCCAGCCCCCGCCTTGTGCCGCCGCACCGTGCCCGGTgcaagggggtgggggggggggagcggGTAAGGCAGCGGGGGACGGACAGTGGGGGATTGAGCGGGATAAATGGTGAGGGGCTCGGCCCAGCCTGCACGGGGGGAATGGAGACAGGGACGGGCACTGGGCAGGGGTGACAGTCACTCCAGGAGGGAGTGATCATCTCCTCGGGGTCACTGTCCCTCTGTGTTGGGGTCACTATCCCTCTGTGCagggctgaaggagctggagtgGTGCCTGTTTGCTGAGACACTGGCAGTTGTGGCCATGGGGGCCCAGCCGAGGGACAAGGCAGAGGGCCAGTGCTGGATGGCAGCCCAGTGGGCACCCTACCAGGGGGAAGGTGAGCCGGTGCAGAGCTGCATCCTGGTGCAAACCAGGTTCCGAGGCAAGCAGGATGGTGTGCCTGTCTCCAGCACCCTCAAAGGTGAGCCAAGGGTggcttccctcctccccaggagGACATCCCTGTCCATcagtccccagggctgggaatggggacagTGCCAATGGGATTGGTTGAGTATGGCTTTGTTCTGCCAGCCTACGTGACCTGGCAGCTGGAGAccttggagcaggaggagcaggagtgcCTGGAGGTGACTGATGTGGTGGTGGCATCCCTGTGTCCTACCCGCTGCCCTGGGGTGTGGCCTGCAGTGGTGCCCTCCTGGGGGCTGAGCCCCCTGCAAGGCCACTGCGGGTAGTCTGGTGTCCCTTGTCATGCTTAGactccagctctgccccaccAGCCTGGTCCCCATCCCCTACTCTGGGTGGCAGCTGGGGTAGGGAGTTTCCCACAATGCATCTGGTATTGTACCCCAATTGATAGCAGTGCTGGGGAGTGCCACCTCAGAGAAGGGGTGCCCTGGCTCTACCCTCCACCCTGTGcctcccacccctcctgcagctcagacCACACCCCACAGAGAAGAGGACCCACGTTGTGAGCCACCAGCATGGGATGACTGTCTCGAAGAccctgcaggagggagaggtgaGGTTGAGGGCAGGGTCACATCCTGGGAGGAGACAGCTGGCCTGTCTCACCAGGGGTGCCCCAGGCTCTGTCCCTGGGGATGCTagagctgtggctgtcccaggAGGTAGCCAAGtctctctgcagccagagccacAGTGCCAGAGCTTCTGCTACAGCCGGGCCAAGCTgcgggggctgctgctggagggtgccagcctcctgctgctgcgGGTGCTGGCACGCCGGCACACAATGCCCCCCAACCTTGTCTTCCCAGCCATGGACACCGAGGGCAACCTCTGCACCTCCAGCTACGTGAGCCGCCAGCCAGGAGGGCCTGTAGGATGAGGGGGTCTGGGTCGGGTTGGGGATACCAGAGTGGGATGTGGGGAGTGGGGAGAATGTGGTTGACAACATGGGAGGGACACATGGGGATGGCACCTGGGGGCAGGGGTGACTGTGAGACAAGGCTGACCGCTGGCTGTACCGCCCCCAGTCTGCCCTGGGCATCCAGCGGCAGGCAGTGGGCTCGGCAGAGACAGAGGTGTTTGTGATCGAGCGAGCCGTGCACAGCAGCAGCGGCGCCTCCACTGTGTGGCACAGCAGCTTCCTCCCCAACGGGTAAGGGCAGGGGTCCGCTCAGAggcaccccagccctgccagtcTGCTGGGACACAGGATGGGGAGCTCAAGGGCTCTTCCCCTCTCAGGCGTTTGGCTCAGCTGATGCAGATTGGCTCCCCAGTGCTGATGGTTCTACAGGATGAGTCCATCCTCAGCAAGTCAGGTACTGAACAGGGGAGGCTTGTGCccctccagcacaggcagcccctgcccactgTCTGGAAGCCAAGGGGGAACACCTGCCCCACCTTTCTGCTGCCAGGTAGGTTCGAGCCCCAGCTCCCCTTCCCCAAAGAGCCCCTGGACTGGGAGGAGGACATCCAGCTCTACTCCTGGTTCCTGGACAGGAAGGCAAGATGCGTGGACATGGGGACAAGGGGACATAGGGCTGTGCCAGTCTCCAACAGGGTCTCCCCTGGCATGCCCAGGAGGCACGTTGAGGGGGCAGGCTGGCCAGCATCCTTCCTCACGCTTTCTTAAGTGTGGGAAAGGACCCAGGCTCCTGTCCCCCTCGCCCTGGCACAGTGCCCAGGGGGAAATGCGTGTTCATGCCCACCTCACCCACCCTGTTCACTCCATTGCAGGATGAGCTGCAACTATCCCATGCTGCCtacctccagcagcaccccgAGGTCCGGGCGCTGCTGTCTGACTTCCTCCAGGCGTTGCTCTTCCAGCAGCCCCATGACCCCATCTCCTTTGCTGCAGAATTCTTCGCCCACCAGCGGCCCATCAGGAGCCCCTTTGCCTCCACTggggctgccagccctgtccccagctcccctccagCTAACAGCAAATAAAGCTGCCAGCGCTGCCTGTCCAGTCTTGTTTGCTTTGTGGAAACTGAGGTTCAGGGAGGGCGggtggagctgagctgtgtgctAAGGCCCCACCATGCCTTCTGGGTGGGAccctgccctgtcccagctgttCTAGCCCTTGCTTAGAGGGCAGGGGATGCCTGGGGCAGGGCCAGGCTCACATCCCTGCACCTGCCACCACCCCACAGATTCCTGGGGGACACCCCTTGCCCACCTCTCTGtcgggcacagcctggctggcagaAGTGCCCAGAGGGAGAGCCAGAGGTACAAACCAGGCACCCATGAGAGCACCTGAGCTGCTCCCCCTTCCACCTCCACAGCCATGAGGGTCCTGGGTATGGAGTGTCCCCTTTTGCTGGCATAGCTTGACACTGCAGCAACACTGGCACCCCATCTTTGGCGTGAAGGTCCCCACACCCGAGGGTGATGTGAGCACCCTGAGCCGCAGAGCCTGCCTGGCTGAGTGCTTCCCCCAGCAGCTAAGGGTGCATTTTGATCTCCTTATGCAACATGTGCCTGCTTCCTCCTCACTCCAACTTCTATGGCATTTCCCCTACTCCCGTGGGGCCAGCCCTCCCTTCCCACTCTGTGGGACagtgtcccctgtccccccagTCACCCAAGCAGAACCCTTGGCATGTGACGGAGAGTGACACGCAGACATGCTCCCACGCCCCGGTGAGGGTGCCTCGTGTTTGCACGTGTGTGAGgcaaaggggagggaaggggccTCCTGGCACGCGGGGGAACTGAGACTGTGTGTGTTCATAGGGGTAGGGAAGGAGCACTTCCTTCTCCTATCCTACTCCTCTCCTCCTGAAGGCGGGGTGGGGGGTGGCAACCGCGGGGGGGTCCTTTAAAAGCTGGGCGGCAGGCACTGCATTCAGTGCTGAAATCAGGGAGCCTCAGCACCCTGGCTGGATCGGGTCCACCTATGGCATCACTGGAACCAGGTGAGCCTCACAACACTTGGGTCCCCTTgtgcctcctttcctcctctaGATCCCTGTCTCTCCACCCTGGGactcctggctgtgctccatCTTTCAGTGGGCACCCTCccccccagcctgtcctggatTCCCCACCTGCCCCATCCTCTGCTCCCCCAAGCCTGGGGATGTGATTCAACCAATTCTTGGGATGTAAGTGGACTGGAGAGGGGGGATTAGGACCAATGCCAGCCCTTTGTCCTCACTCTATGCCcgcccagcagcaggagctggagcaggatcccctcctgtccctgctgcccaaAAATGCACTTGGCTCTCGGACTGGTGAAGACAGGGCTGAGACCAGGGATTTTAGGGACGCCTGGCATCTGACCCCTTTGGGTAGCCATTGGTAGATCCCATATAGCCATCCTCACGGCCCCCCGGAAAACTGGTGCTTGTCCCTCATGGGGCTCATCAGGCAGGGTCAGGTGGGACTGGAGGAAGCTCGTACCAGGGCTGCCAGCCCACCAGTGTCCTTGTCCTCCTGGCAGGCTGCcaccttccctcctcttccttgtCCCACTCAGGCCTCATCAAGTCCCTGAACAGGGGCCAAGAGCAGAGTTACAGCACTGGCAAGAGCCCCATGTCCCCACAGCACCCTGGCACTCGGGACCAGACCTACCTGGATGAGCTCATCAGCATCCCCAAGGGCAGTGGGGTAGGTGCTGCAAGGCTGTCCTGAAGGTGGGCAGAGGGGGTGgggggtgctgcagggagctggaggtggggAGGCAAAGGGCCACTGCAGTGGGGAATATGTGTCTTGGTCATGCCCTGGGGACATGCCCTCAGCATCCCCACACCCAGTTCAGGCAAGTCACAGCCCGAGGCTGAGTGTTTCCACGCTTAGTTTTCCAGATAGAGAAGCTGAGACAATGGGGCAAGGTGCTACCCAGCCCCAAGGATCACCCCACTGCTCAGACACCTGCTGGGCCACCCATGGATGAGCCCAGTGGGGCTCCCCAAGGTTGTCTGCACCCCATCAGCTCCCCCATCCTTGTCTGGTCTCAGGGCAGTGGaacagagaaagggaagcaaTAGGGTTCCCTAGTTAGGAGGAGTAGCAAAAGCAGAGGTCAGCAGTGGAATCCCACAGAATGCAATTAATGGTGCCTGACAGCCCTGGGACCCTCTGCAAATCACTGTCTACCGGGTGAGACAGGGGGCTCACTGCCCCTCCAGCACAGAGAGAGGCTGGGGGCAGCAGTTCCCTCCCCAAAACTGTCAGGAAAATGTCCTCCATGTGCCAAACATATCCATGCGGGCAGCACTAGGCTAAAGGGGACTGGATGTGCAATTAGGAGTTTTGAAAGAGAGCTCCTGGCTCTGACCCGCTGCCTTGTCCCAGCCTGGGTTCAGCTTTAGGAAGCTCTGGGCTTTCACCGGTCCCGGTTTCCTCATGAGCATCGCCTACCTGGACCCGGGCAACGTGGAGTCAGACCTGCAGTGCGGGGCACTGGCGGGATTCAAGGTGAGCCCGGCTCCGGGCTCAGGAAGCCGGCGGGGTTTCGTAACCTCTCCATCGCCAACGgctgcctgtggcagctggcTTCCCCAGCCCGGGAGCAGGAGGGGCACGGGGGCCCTcggcacagggacagggcagggcacCCAGGGGTGCTAGAAGGGCACCCCTCTGACCGGTCTGGGAGAACCCCTGCACCCCCCTCTTCCCTGCAACCCTGGTTGAACTGGGAACCCCCGGGCGGCCGGATCCTGCCCAGTACCCAGTCCCTactgcttccctccctcctgccccccagctgctgtgggtgctgctgtgggccACCgtcctggggctgctgtgccagcGCCTGGCCATCCGTCTAGGTGTGGTGACCGGGAAGGACCTGGGCGAGATTTGTTACTTCTATTACCCCAAGGTGAGCAACCGCGGGGAGGTCCCCGGGGGTCACAGTCTGGGGGGACCCTGTACTTGGGCTGGTGACAGTCTTAGCAGGGActtgcagggctggaggggagcaggaAGATGCTGGGAGAGACCTGCCTCTCCCAGGGGCTCCCCAAAGCCCCCCAGGTCCTGGTGTCCCCCACCTACTGCCCACACGCCTGCAGTACAGGGGCCCAGGGTGAGAGGCAGTAAGCAGCTACTTCGGTGTCCTGGTTTGACCTGGGGACACACGAGAGCGTCCCCCGCGGGAGTGAGCCCAGGCGTCGGGGCAGCAACGCGAAGCCGAGACACGGGGAAAGCCTGGGCGTGTTGGGGCAGGAAGTTGGGGGTGGGGGTCAAGGGAAGAGATCACATGAGAGAGGAGGGGGGGGTTAGGGGTCCCGTCTAAGTGTCAAGATCCtgatggggagcaggagcaaGGAGATGTTGGCTGAATGACAGGTCCCCAAAAGGAGGGTTGGATGCACCCCTCTGCCGCACGTCCCTCAACCCCCCCATATCTAGAGAGATGGGTCCTATCCTCAGCTCTCATTGGGACAGGGATGA includes:
- the PNKD gene encoding probable hydrolase PNKD isoform X1, with protein sequence MHGGISCLPFPRPILSPLIPRTMASLGMSSPEHREGQPASAPPGEHPAAMLPPSPCCPKQLEGVCLENQPCPHYPSGVWSTHTPPPAHPNEKVALYSLYARTRLGYLFYQRQVKKARERYPHGHSVPQPYCFPGVKILPIPVLSNNYSYLVIDTGSGQAAVIDPSDPLAVQAAIEEEGVMLEAIFCTHKHWDHSGGNEALCQKHNSCRVYGSALDAIPQLTNPLADREKVSVGCLTFEALATPGHTVGHMVYVLDGAPFGSPPCLFSGDLLFLAGCGRPFEGSPETMLASLDVAVGLGEDTLLWPGHEYALECLTFASLLELDNSALEQKLQWAVQQRQEKRSTCPSTLGEEQTYNPFLRTHRPELQEALGLWQGTGEDPDAFRARVLKEVRRRKDLYQAT
- the PNKD gene encoding probable hydrolase PNKD isoform X2, translating into MAFAAPLLFRLGYSLYARTRLGYLFYQRQVKKARERYPHGHSVPQPYCFPGVKILPIPVLSNNYSYLVIDTGSGQAAVIDPSDPLAVQAAIEEEGVMLEAIFCTHKHWDHSGGNEALCQKHNSCRVYGSALDAIPQLTNPLADREKVSVGCLTFEALATPGHTVGHMVYVLDGAPFGSPPCLFSGDLLFLAGCGRPFEGSPETMLASLDVAVGLGEDTLLWPGHEYALECLTFASLLELDNSALEQKLQWAVQQRQEKRSTCPSTLGEEQTYNPFLRTHRPELQEALGLWQGTGEDPDAFRARVLKEVRRRKDLYQAT
- the PNKD gene encoding probable hydrolase PNKD isoform X3, with the translated sequence MAAARGGLRGLLVAAGLSACPARTWGRPDPRGTRLFGQSCHRPAGQRASQEPGSGGLPEGVEYIPTRKKGKNPMKPVGVAWYSLYARTRLGYLFYQRQVKKARERYPHGHSVPQPYCFPGVKILPIPVLSNNYSYLVIDTGSGQAAVIDPSDPLAVQAAIEEEGVMLEAIFCTHKHWDHSGGNEALCQKHNSCRVYGSALDAIPQLTNPLADREKVSVGCLTFEALATPGHTVGHMVYVLDGAPFGSPPCLFSGDLLFLAGCGRPFEGSPETMLASLDVAVGLGEDTLLWPGHEYALECLTFASLLELDNSALEQKLQWAVQQRQEKRSTCPSTLGEEQTYNPFLRTHRPELQEALGLWQGTGEDPDAFRARVLKEVRRRKDLYQAT
- the LOC104693974 gene encoding ciliogenesis-associated TTC17-interacting protein isoform X2, with amino-acid sequence MEPPPESPQETPTMADTAAEFLSLIGLKELEWCLFAETLAVVAMGAQPRDKAEGQCWMAAQWAPYQGEGEPVQSCILVQTRFRGKQDGVPVSSTLKAYVTWQLETLEQEEQECLELRPHPTEKRTHVVSHQHGMTVSKTLQEGEPEPQCQSFCYSRAKLRGLLLEGASLLLLRVLARRHTMPPNLVFPAMDTEGNLCTSSYSALGIQRQAVGSAETEVFVIERAVHSSSGASTVWHSSFLPNGRLAQLMQIGSPVLMVLQDESILSKSGRFEPQLPFPKEPLDWEEDIQLYSWFLDRKDELQLSHAAYLQQHPEVRALLSDFLQALLFQQPHDPISFAAEFFAHQRPIRSPFASTGAASPVPSSPPANSK
- the LOC104693974 gene encoding ciliogenesis-associated TTC17-interacting protein isoform X1, producing the protein MEPPPESPQETPTMADTAAEFLSLIGLKELEWCLFAETLAVVAMGAQPRDKAEGQCWMAAQWAPYQGEGEPVQSCILVQTRFRGKQDGVPVSSTLKAYVTWQLETLEQEEQECLELRPHPTEKRTHVVSHQHGMTVSKTLQEGEPEPQCQSFCYSRAKLRGLLLEGASLLLLRVLARRHTMPPNLVFPAMDTEGNLCTSSYVSRQPGGPSALGIQRQAVGSAETEVFVIERAVHSSSGASTVWHSSFLPNGRLAQLMQIGSPVLMVLQDESILSKSGRFEPQLPFPKEPLDWEEDIQLYSWFLDRKDELQLSHAAYLQQHPEVRALLSDFLQALLFQQPHDPISFAAEFFAHQRPIRSPFASTGAASPVPSSPPANSK